The following proteins are encoded in a genomic region of Neorickettsia risticii str. Illinois:
- a CDS encoding HAD family hydrolase has product MNEKLNTKTKVTPEAILFDWDDTIVDTRVMILNAVNKTLSHFGKPVLDRDMNAPERMDFFKQTFGEEWIFAYSLFTDHLRSENPEPLRIFPGFTSFLDLITEKRIFTGIVSNKYNELLKKEVDSLGLTDRFDVIVGSGDTDQDKPSAKPLLYALSIGNITPSRETVLFIGNSATDMECARNATVRGIAYRATPIEGFENIPIIRHYNQAKMLIF; this is encoded by the coding sequence GAGGCAATATTATTTGATTGGGATGACACTATTGTTGATACACGGGTCATGATCCTAAATGCAGTTAATAAAACGCTGAGTCACTTTGGCAAACCAGTGCTTGATAGAGACATGAATGCACCCGAAAGAATGGATTTCTTCAAACAGACTTTTGGAGAGGAATGGATTTTCGCTTATTCGCTATTCACAGATCACCTTAGATCTGAGAACCCGGAACCGTTACGGATATTTCCAGGATTCACATCATTTTTGGATTTGATAACTGAAAAGCGCATATTTACGGGTATAGTCAGCAATAAATATAACGAATTACTCAAAAAAGAGGTCGATTCTCTCGGACTAACAGATCGATTTGATGTCATAGTCGGCTCAGGTGATACGGACCAGGATAAACCTTCCGCAAAACCACTGCTGTACGCTCTATCGATAGGTAACATTACCCCATCGAGAGAAACTGTTCTTTTTATTGGTAACAGCGCAACGGACATGGAATGTGCAAGGAATGCGACTGTACGTGGTATTGCATATCGAGCAACTCCAATAGAAGGATTTGAGAATATACCAATCATACGGCACTATAACCAGGCAAAGATGTTAATATTCTAA
- a CDS encoding uracil-DNA glycosylase family protein codes for MILKFYDRLGIGVTTADISSPNQASITRVTGMPIDMKEFTESTACKYKTPERDLTCVTTLDELKTLVSNFEGCQLKNNAKNTVFCDGNPDAKIMLIGEAPGEQEDKLGIPFCGRSGNLLDKMLQAIGLDRTKVYITNAVFWRPPGNRRPTPEEIEICRPFLEHHIRLVLPKLIVLLGSTATSSVLKSQDRISILRNKFYEYKNPFIREGITTTVMFHPSYLLRQPAQKKLAWEDLKLIRSYIDTNGL; via the coding sequence ATGATTCTCAAATTCTATGATAGACTCGGCATAGGTGTTACGACTGCTGATATTTCTTCGCCTAACCAAGCATCTATCACTCGAGTTACTGGAATGCCCATTGATATGAAAGAGTTCACTGAAAGTACAGCCTGTAAGTACAAAACTCCGGAAAGAGACCTGACATGCGTGACAACTCTCGACGAACTCAAGACGCTCGTCTCCAATTTTGAAGGCTGTCAGCTTAAAAATAATGCAAAAAACACAGTTTTCTGTGATGGCAATCCGGATGCAAAAATTATGTTAATTGGCGAAGCACCTGGAGAACAAGAAGATAAGCTCGGGATTCCTTTTTGTGGCAGAAGCGGTAACTTGTTAGATAAAATGCTTCAAGCTATAGGATTGGATCGAACAAAGGTATACATAACAAATGCAGTTTTCTGGAGACCACCTGGAAATAGACGACCGACACCCGAAGAGATAGAGATTTGTAGGCCATTCTTAGAGCACCATATACGCCTTGTATTACCCAAGTTAATCGTGCTACTTGGTTCTACTGCTACTTCTTCGGTCTTAAAAAGCCAAGACAGAATTTCTATATTGAGAAATAAATTTTACGAATACAAAAATCCGTTCATTCGCGAGGGAATTACTACGACCGTAATGTTCCATCCATCGTATCTCTTAAGACAGCCTGCTCAGAAAAAATTAGCCTGGGAAGATTTAAAACTTATTCGTTCATATATCGATACTAATGGTCTTTAA
- a CDS encoding MlaA family lipoprotein has translation MVFKFSRINRFFPILFALAFLTLAPSLGETTEELDALFYYPKTTSTAITKVYDPMEKLNRRIFKMNSLLFKYLKSSANKKLFRGTNPGKSRAGRKSMDSAKYLLLNIADNLSEPSYVINHFLQGNPKNAVVEFWRFFINSTLGILGTFDVAQTLGLEKKATSYRKTLTMYGMKNGPFIMFPLFGATSLRNSIAALLEILTNPLNLVIQHKFIPFTVYNCSRIAREIDYYNIVFENSIDPYIKLRTFLVNYDATSE, from the coding sequence ATGGTCTTTAAATTTAGCAGGATAAATAGGTTTTTTCCTATTCTTTTTGCACTTGCATTTCTGACTCTTGCCCCGAGCCTGGGCGAGACAACAGAAGAGCTGGACGCACTATTCTACTACCCTAAAACGACAAGTACTGCTATAACGAAAGTCTACGATCCCATGGAGAAACTTAATAGGAGGATATTCAAAATGAATAGCCTACTTTTCAAATACCTAAAATCTTCCGCTAATAAAAAACTTTTCCGAGGAACAAATCCTGGGAAATCTCGGGCAGGTCGGAAAAGTATGGACTCCGCAAAATATTTACTTCTTAACATTGCAGATAATCTTTCCGAACCAAGCTATGTGATTAACCATTTTCTACAAGGTAACCCAAAAAATGCCGTAGTAGAATTCTGGCGGTTTTTTATCAATTCTACGCTCGGCATACTTGGAACCTTCGATGTAGCACAGACTCTGGGTCTAGAAAAAAAGGCAACTTCGTACAGAAAGACGCTTACCATGTATGGAATGAAAAATGGACCATTCATAATGTTCCCGCTGTTCGGCGCAACATCACTAAGGAACAGTATTGCTGCTCTGCTTGAGATTCTTACGAATCCATTGAATCTCGTGATACAACATAAATTTATACCATTTACGGTGTACAATTGCTCCCGAATTGCTAGAGAAATTGATTACTACAACATAGTTTTTGAAAACAGCATTGACCCATATATAAAATTACGCACCTTTTTGGTAAATTACGATGCAACATCCGAATAA
- a CDS encoding ABC transporter substrate-binding protein, with protein MQHPNKTKWPVWLLFVTLLFPAKVFAQDSTGEFISSLYTDVTNINSSNISELDKLQCMMNLIEENIDFQKVVRFVLGRNINKLSLEELQAFTEGYKRLTSLKYAKLMTKKLRYYKILREENLGNQRHLVQTILQEKLESSSVPLRIDYLVTVEDKKYKILDIIVSGSISLAMADREEIETFLQDNTSEGLVAKIAGTQPRNRT; from the coding sequence ATGCAACATCCGAATAAAACAAAATGGCCAGTCTGGCTACTGTTTGTAACGCTTCTTTTTCCTGCAAAGGTCTTTGCACAAGACTCCACAGGTGAGTTTATCTCATCCCTATATACAGATGTAACAAACATTAACAGCTCAAACATCTCAGAGCTAGACAAACTACAGTGTATGATGAACCTAATTGAGGAAAACATTGACTTCCAAAAGGTTGTGCGCTTCGTGTTAGGAAGAAACATAAACAAGCTATCGCTCGAAGAGTTACAGGCATTTACGGAGGGCTATAAAAGGCTCACTTCCCTTAAATACGCAAAACTCATGACTAAGAAGCTCAGATACTATAAAATCCTACGTGAGGAAAACTTAGGCAATCAAAGACATCTGGTCCAGACGATCCTCCAGGAAAAGCTCGAGAGCAGCAGTGTACCACTAAGAATAGACTACCTCGTTACAGTGGAGGATAAAAAGTACAAAATTCTCGATATAATCGTTTCCGGAAGTATAAGCTTGGCAATGGCAGACCGAGAAGAAATAGAGACTTTTCTCCAGGACAATACATCAGAAGGACTTGTAGCAAAAATCGCAGGAACGCAACCAAGAAACAGAACGTAG
- a CDS encoding DUF2610 domain-containing protein: MKKFTVPCQFGSQTAPFTIYIGSPRRDTHPIYNQATWLSKERGGIVPQKVMDSLSKLRELAEENNVSFEDLCVYALKVAEQEETQHKEEEFPFDDKQPNE, from the coding sequence GTGAAGAAGTTTACAGTACCTTGCCAATTTGGTTCCCAAACTGCACCTTTTACCATATATATTGGTTCTCCCAGGCGTGATACGCACCCAATTTACAATCAGGCTACATGGTTGTCCAAAGAACGTGGTGGGATTGTTCCACAGAAAGTCATGGATAGTCTCTCAAAATTGAGAGAACTTGCCGAGGAGAACAACGTTTCCTTTGAAGATTTGTGCGTTTATGCACTCAAAGTGGCTGAACAAGAAGAAACCCAGCACAAGGAAGAAGAATTTCCTTTTGACGATAAGCAGCCCAATGAGTAA
- a CDS encoding HlyD family type I secretion periplasmic adaptor subunit gives MIKKITDSAKSGKLRILDFLTSGVKRTLHSSVKIVDQGISFFQNKKTNELKELTKNARLVGTVVLIGFFGIFGMWAVFAPIDGASLAMGEIVISSDKKSVQHLEGGIIEEIFVHEGDHVTEGQVLMTLKNVGNKAQLSILEENQISLLATEQRLLAHIGRKPNMELPNMEKLEYVTEEKKNDTIKNQLLLFESNKESFANKVRIIDKKIGQIQNEVLALKAQLESAEKSVQLLEEELEAKRSLYDEHVIDKTKIVSLERERISWNGKIAEYKALIARGEQRVTEAELEKIQAENSFNSELAAQLKEVSHAIHENMQKLTTAYDLMLRTIIRAPQAGIVTGLRSLSIGGVIPPAISLMEIVPENEDMFIEAKVAPNNIEAIASARLVKKNLSEVDGYIGVKTRVKITAFNSKKVGILKGVMTYISANTILDPRTGMHYYLAHIRIPKSEIAMINARTKLYPGMPAVVFITTESRSFLSYLLAPIIATFDTAFRER, from the coding sequence ATGATAAAAAAAATTACTGATTCTGCAAAATCCGGAAAACTAAGAATATTAGACTTTCTTACTTCCGGAGTCAAAAGGACGCTTCACAGCAGCGTGAAAATTGTTGATCAAGGTATTTCATTTTTTCAAAACAAGAAAACCAATGAACTTAAAGAACTCACCAAAAACGCACGACTTGTTGGTACGGTTGTTCTTATAGGCTTTTTTGGAATTTTTGGAATGTGGGCAGTCTTCGCACCAATTGATGGTGCAAGTCTTGCAATGGGTGAAATTGTTATCAGCTCTGATAAGAAATCCGTCCAACATCTTGAAGGCGGAATAATAGAGGAAATCTTCGTTCATGAAGGAGATCATGTTACAGAAGGACAGGTACTCATGACTCTTAAAAACGTCGGTAATAAGGCCCAGCTTTCAATACTCGAGGAGAATCAAATCTCGCTTCTAGCAACCGAACAGAGGCTCCTCGCACATATAGGCAGAAAACCAAATATGGAGCTCCCTAATATGGAAAAATTAGAGTATGTGACTGAAGAAAAGAAAAACGACACTATCAAAAATCAACTATTACTATTTGAATCCAATAAGGAATCTTTTGCTAATAAGGTCAGAATCATAGACAAAAAAATCGGTCAGATACAAAATGAGGTCCTTGCATTGAAGGCACAGTTGGAATCAGCTGAAAAAAGTGTCCAGCTTCTCGAAGAGGAACTTGAAGCAAAGAGGTCTCTATATGATGAACATGTTATAGACAAAACCAAGATCGTATCTCTAGAAAGGGAAAGAATCTCCTGGAATGGCAAAATTGCCGAATATAAAGCTCTGATAGCTAGAGGGGAACAACGCGTCACAGAAGCCGAACTGGAGAAAATTCAGGCGGAGAATAGTTTCAATAGTGAGCTTGCAGCACAACTCAAAGAGGTTTCACATGCCATTCATGAAAATATGCAGAAACTCACCACAGCGTATGATTTAATGTTACGGACAATTATAAGAGCTCCACAAGCAGGTATTGTGACCGGTTTGCGCTCGCTAAGCATCGGTGGCGTGATACCTCCAGCTATATCGTTAATGGAAATTGTCCCTGAAAATGAAGATATGTTCATAGAAGCAAAGGTTGCACCAAATAATATTGAGGCAATAGCATCTGCGAGACTCGTTAAGAAAAATCTTAGCGAAGTTGACGGTTACATAGGAGTAAAGACAAGGGTCAAGATTACAGCATTTAATTCAAAGAAAGTAGGAATATTAAAAGGTGTAATGACATACATTTCTGCAAACACAATTTTGGACCCACGAACAGGAATGCATTATTACCTAGCACATATAAGGATCCCAAAATCAGAAATAGCTATGATAAATGCCAGAACCAAGCTTTATCCAGGAATGCCAGCCGTCGTTTTCATTACAACTGAGTCTAGAAGTTTTCTTTCATACCTACTTGCACCTATCATAGCAACCTTCGATACAGCCTTCAGAGAACGTTGA
- a CDS encoding iron-containing alcohol dehydrogenase encodes MIPLNYKITGIKEIVSGNRLITNLQDLIQFREALVVCDRNTFCFLPAWIKGEKNFKLIVLPKNVRPYEALVRKLVVHVRNCELVVALGSGTITDICKHLANLTTKELVLFPSAPSVNAYTSPTASIISLEKTRKVSLKAKMPTCIYLDYTILKSAPPRMILSGLYDLVCSRTAKVDYFIASIALKHSYIGKIFEELLPYEEILLKHSKLLIKGDPTLVSILMHALNLSGLGMWLNGDSRSASQAEHMLAHLLEKVSGKYFLHGEMVAAGMLATSLLQERFFKKEQKIELNVQVLNKYVMLKGLYPSKIDDFAESFQKLRMLSPVLSSMVSGHTQLRKHIGSTAITLPKVRNLLHEAISLKRNFTCLDIAYLAGYRTITL; translated from the coding sequence TTGATACCTTTGAATTATAAAATTACTGGTATAAAGGAAATCGTATCTGGGAATCGCCTTATAACCAATTTGCAAGATCTTATACAATTTCGTGAGGCCTTAGTTGTCTGTGATCGAAACACATTTTGTTTCCTTCCAGCATGGATAAAGGGCGAAAAAAACTTCAAATTAATAGTTCTACCAAAAAATGTGAGACCTTATGAGGCACTGGTGAGAAAACTGGTCGTACATGTAAGAAACTGCGAGTTAGTAGTCGCATTGGGCTCAGGAACAATAACCGACATATGTAAACATCTTGCAAACTTAACTACGAAAGAACTCGTACTTTTCCCTTCAGCGCCTTCTGTTAACGCATATACATCACCAACAGCTTCAATTATATCTCTGGAAAAAACACGAAAGGTCTCCCTTAAAGCAAAAATGCCCACGTGTATATACTTGGATTACACGATTCTAAAAAGTGCCCCACCACGAATGATTTTAAGCGGCCTCTATGATTTGGTATGTTCAAGGACTGCTAAGGTGGATTACTTTATCGCATCAATAGCCTTAAAGCACTCTTACATTGGCAAAATCTTTGAAGAATTGCTCCCATACGAGGAAATCCTATTAAAACACAGCAAACTTCTAATAAAAGGTGATCCCACCCTAGTCAGCATACTAATGCATGCTTTAAATCTTTCTGGCCTTGGAATGTGGCTCAATGGTGATAGCAGAAGCGCGAGCCAGGCAGAACACATGCTAGCTCACCTTTTGGAAAAAGTCTCTGGGAAATATTTTTTACATGGAGAAATGGTGGCTGCAGGTATGCTAGCAACCTCGCTATTACAAGAGAGATTTTTTAAAAAAGAACAAAAAATCGAGCTTAATGTACAGGTGCTCAATAAATACGTAATGTTAAAGGGATTATACCCATCAAAAATTGACGACTTTGCAGAATCTTTTCAAAAATTACGCATGTTATCACCGGTATTGAGTTCAATGGTCAGTGGACACACACAACTAAGAAAGCACATTGGCAGTACTGCTATAACCTTGCCAAAAGTACGTAATCTACTCCATGAAGCAATATCCTTAAAGCGTAATTTCACCTGCCTTGATATAGCATACTTAGCTGGCTACCGTACAATCACTTTGTAA
- a CDS encoding succinate dehydrogenase assembly factor 2, with protein MNIDLRKKRILYRSTHRGCKEIDILLGSFITKNLSKLTEQEVEQVECILELSDSFIFDCYQGKLEPPEEFPILKQMVQEEER; from the coding sequence ATGAATATTGACCTAAGAAAAAAAAGAATCCTATACAGAAGCACACATCGCGGCTGCAAAGAAATAGACATCTTACTTGGAAGTTTTATAACAAAAAATCTAAGCAAATTAACCGAACAAGAAGTAGAACAAGTTGAATGCATCTTAGAATTGTCGGACTCTTTTATTTTCGACTGTTACCAGGGCAAGTTAGAGCCACCTGAAGAATTCCCTATATTGAAGCAGATGGTGCAGGAGGAAGAGAGATAA
- a CDS encoding phosphatidate cytidylyltransferase: MKHYCDLKVRVISAAVLLLLCTLAIYGGGYAVCSGVLLLAVLSYQEWRDMTADRGVVLRYLGLFVAILPNAALIGIHIEDVEILIWLIVCVVSNDVGAYFIGRIIGGVKLCKSVSPNKTVSGFLGGLLSTFVCGSTFAIVLGLSMNFVLLTLPIAVLATLGDLFESFIKRTCSVKDSGTLVPGHGGILDRVDGFIFSAPFLFFCL, encoded by the coding sequence ATGAAACATTATTGCGATTTGAAAGTCAGGGTTATCTCTGCGGCAGTATTGCTTCTTTTGTGCACCTTGGCAATCTACGGTGGTGGTTATGCTGTATGCTCGGGTGTGTTGCTTTTAGCAGTGCTTTCATATCAGGAATGGCGTGATATGACGGCAGATAGAGGAGTTGTGTTGAGATATCTCGGTTTATTTGTAGCAATTTTGCCCAACGCAGCGCTAATAGGTATACATATTGAAGATGTAGAGATTCTTATTTGGTTGATAGTCTGTGTTGTAAGCAATGACGTGGGTGCCTATTTTATCGGACGCATCATAGGTGGTGTTAAGCTTTGCAAGAGTGTCAGTCCGAATAAGACCGTAAGTGGTTTCCTTGGAGGACTCCTGTCCACCTTTGTTTGCGGTTCTACTTTTGCAATAGTTCTTGGACTGAGCATGAATTTTGTTCTTTTGACCCTTCCAATTGCTGTTTTAGCGACTCTAGGTGATCTATTTGAATCGTTTATAAAGCGTACGTGCTCAGTGAAGGATAGCGGAACACTGGTACCAGGACACGGAGGTATACTAGACCGTGTTGATGGATTTATTTTTTCAGCACCTTTCTTGTTCTTTTGTCTTTGA
- the uppS gene encoding polyprenyl diphosphate synthase, which yields MIGKELPVHIAIIMDGNARWARARGLCNSDGYKMGVEAAFSAVRASCNAGIPYLTLFLFSTENWSRNPDDVRLVFSIFEKASVTALNELCDANIKVKVIGERLGLGKSARQVIKNLESGTAKNSGMYLCLAINYGGRSEIINAVSRMINDGLRAEEVDVQKLASYLYTDGIPDPDLIIRTAGEKRLSNFLLWQSSYSELYFCDTLWPDFTEKDLEMAMEAYKVRCRKYGK from the coding sequence ATGATTGGAAAAGAGCTTCCTGTTCATATTGCAATAATAATGGATGGGAATGCGAGATGGGCCAGGGCCAGAGGTCTGTGTAACTCCGATGGGTACAAGATGGGTGTCGAGGCGGCATTCTCAGCTGTAAGGGCATCTTGTAATGCCGGGATTCCTTACCTCACGCTTTTCCTTTTTTCGACTGAAAATTGGAGTAGAAATCCGGACGATGTGCGTCTTGTCTTTAGCATTTTTGAAAAAGCCAGTGTTACTGCGTTGAACGAACTTTGTGATGCTAATATAAAGGTAAAAGTCATTGGGGAACGGTTAGGTTTGGGTAAAAGCGCAAGGCAAGTGATAAAAAACCTAGAGTCAGGAACGGCAAAGAATAGCGGTATGTATTTGTGTCTTGCCATAAATTATGGCGGCAGGTCTGAAATCATAAATGCAGTTTCAAGAATGATAAATGACGGTCTAAGGGCTGAGGAAGTGGATGTACAGAAACTTGCAAGCTATTTATACACAGATGGCATTCCTGATCCAGATTTGATTATAAGGACAGCTGGTGAAAAACGACTTAGCAACTTTCTCTTATGGCAGAGTTCGTATTCGGAATTGTACTTCTGCGATACGCTTTGGCCAGATTTTACAGAAAAAGATTTGGAGATGGCGATGGAAGCCTATAAGGTTAGGTGTCGCAAGTATGGGAAATAA
- the frr gene encoding ribosome recycling factor, whose amino-acid sequence MLEDVIKETNDKLRSSYEVFLSDLKGIRSGSLSVSILDGVIVSTHMGKLRLNQVASLSVVNNKMLSVQVWDKSTVGAVKDAILTSNLGMNPIVEGSVLRLPVPDLTEERRKELVKVLKKYGDRAKVAVRNIRRDAVSRIKVLEKAKEISEDDMHALLKKIDKIVSEEDARIDDAVSKKENDILKV is encoded by the coding sequence ATGCTAGAAGATGTAATTAAGGAAACGAATGATAAGCTCCGTTCGTCGTATGAGGTATTTCTCTCTGACTTGAAGGGTATTAGGTCAGGGTCTCTTAGCGTGAGTATATTAGATGGTGTAATCGTCTCGACTCACATGGGTAAGCTCCGCTTAAATCAAGTTGCCAGTCTTTCAGTAGTCAATAATAAGATGCTGTCCGTTCAAGTATGGGACAAATCGACAGTTGGCGCTGTAAAAGATGCAATTTTGACTTCTAATCTTGGTATGAATCCGATAGTCGAGGGATCAGTTTTACGTTTGCCGGTTCCTGATCTTACGGAGGAACGTCGTAAGGAGCTGGTTAAAGTCCTCAAAAAGTACGGTGACAGAGCTAAGGTAGCTGTTAGAAATATCAGACGCGATGCTGTTTCCAGGATAAAGGTTTTGGAAAAGGCGAAGGAGATATCGGAAGATGATATGCACGCTTTGCTCAAGAAGATAGATAAAATTGTTTCCGAAGAAGATGCTAGAATCGATGATGCTGTGAGCAAAAAGGAAAACGATATCTTGAAGGTATGA
- the pyrH gene encoding UMP kinase, whose protein sequence is MRRVLLKISGERLAARGVSVHDAGVIGMLARGIKRVHEMGIQVCLVVGGGNIYRGSSGIPNIDRATGDYMGMLATVINALALQGAINNLGVVSRVQSAIPMRSICEPYVRQKAISHMEKNRIVIFAAGTGNPFFTTDTAAVLRSVEMGCDMMLKGTLVDGIYSDDPKTNVNAQRITRLSYTDVLSKKLRVLDSSAVSIARDNGMPVVIFSLDSEMAFYEVINKQGSYSTIEGE, encoded by the coding sequence ATGCGGAGAGTTCTGCTGAAAATCTCAGGGGAAAGATTGGCTGCACGTGGGGTCTCTGTTCACGATGCTGGGGTCATCGGTATGCTTGCTAGGGGCATAAAGAGAGTTCATGAAATGGGTATACAAGTATGCCTCGTTGTTGGTGGTGGGAATATTTACAGAGGAAGTAGTGGTATTCCAAATATAGATAGAGCTACTGGCGATTATATGGGAATGCTTGCAACTGTTATTAATGCCCTTGCTCTACAAGGTGCTATAAATAATTTGGGTGTAGTTTCGAGGGTGCAGTCTGCTATTCCTATGAGATCTATATGCGAGCCTTATGTGCGTCAGAAAGCGATTAGTCACATGGAGAAGAATCGCATCGTGATATTTGCGGCGGGAACGGGCAATCCATTTTTCACGACCGATACAGCTGCAGTACTTCGTTCTGTTGAAATGGGATGCGATATGATGCTCAAGGGTACCCTTGTAGACGGAATATACTCCGATGATCCCAAAACAAACGTTAATGCGCAAAGAATAACTAGGCTCTCCTACACAGATGTGCTCTCTAAAAAGCTTAGGGTGTTAGACTCTTCTGCTGTTTCAATAGCACGGGACAATGGTATGCCCGTGGTGATCTTTTCATTGGACAGCGAAATGGCATTCTATGAGGTGATCAATAAACAGGGCAGCTATAGCACCATAGAGGGTGAGTGA
- the tsf gene encoding translation elongation factor Ts, whose amino-acid sequence MSKINLEDLKSLSKETSAGLVHCKQALNEAQGDLTRAREILKELGHAVSAKKADRGARDGVVGALSSGRFGVILELNCETDFVARNEKFQQFAQSVLEAACAAKAKSVEECLNALLPGGQKVRDAIVEQIAVFRENIILSRCVAYEVSQNGLLGVYVHNKYVENLGKIGVAVALASEADPSFLSTVAKDIAIQVMSECPQAIDVAGIPPELLESEKQRYSVEVEGKPASVAEKIIAGKLGKFYKKVVLLEQPLFSDPERSVRQYISDKEMESSTKIDVLWYEVFVLGEAG is encoded by the coding sequence ATGAGTAAGATAAACTTGGAAGATCTAAAAAGTTTGTCAAAGGAGACTTCTGCTGGTTTGGTTCATTGCAAGCAGGCTCTGAACGAGGCGCAGGGTGATCTAACTAGGGCAAGAGAAATCCTAAAGGAGTTAGGGCATGCGGTTTCTGCGAAGAAGGCCGATAGGGGTGCTCGAGATGGTGTTGTTGGGGCCCTCTCTTCAGGAAGGTTTGGTGTGATACTTGAGCTGAATTGCGAGACGGACTTTGTTGCGCGTAATGAGAAATTTCAGCAATTTGCACAGTCGGTGCTTGAAGCTGCGTGTGCTGCTAAGGCCAAGTCAGTTGAAGAGTGTCTTAATGCTCTGTTACCAGGAGGTCAGAAAGTCCGCGACGCAATAGTGGAGCAAATCGCAGTTTTTAGGGAGAATATAATTCTTTCGAGGTGCGTTGCTTACGAGGTTTCCCAGAACGGTTTGTTGGGTGTCTATGTTCACAATAAGTATGTCGAAAATCTTGGTAAGATAGGTGTTGCGGTTGCGCTGGCGTCAGAAGCTGATCCTTCCTTTCTTTCCACTGTTGCAAAAGATATCGCTATTCAAGTAATGTCTGAGTGCCCACAGGCAATCGATGTTGCGGGTATACCACCAGAACTTCTTGAATCTGAAAAGCAAAGATACAGTGTAGAGGTAGAGGGAAAGCCTGCTTCGGTTGCTGAAAAAATTATTGCTGGCAAACTGGGTAAATTCTATAAAAAAGTTGTCCTCCTAGAGCAGCCTTTATTTTCAGATCCTGAGAGGTCCGTAAGGCAATATATTTCTGACAAAGAAATGGAATCTTCAACTAAGATTGATGTGCTTTGGTATGAGGTGTTTGTTCTAGGAGAAGCTGGTTGA
- the rpsB gene encoding 30S ribosomal protein S2, which translates to MQSIFDRVTVKNLFEVGAHLGHKTRFWNPKMVSYIYGTSNAKTHIVDLQKTVPMLRTALKAISDVAANSGRVLFVGTKMQACDIIKEEAMRCGQHYVNLRWPSGMFTNWNTVSKSVKKLVHYEKLLEQEGDVLSKKERLSINRKRERIEKYLGGVRKMGGLPSIIFVIDPKKEHIAVEEAWKLGIPVVAVVDTNCDPSKITYSIPGNDDSLRCIEYYCGLVADAVLVGIESELQRKQSRELDDKADEKAAKASHSDGQKKGASIRAGVDKTALQKRRVPSKSEKQDSSDAPEISENKG; encoded by the coding sequence ATGCAGTCCATATTTGACAGAGTAACGGTAAAAAACCTTTTCGAGGTTGGTGCACACTTGGGCCATAAGACGCGCTTTTGGAATCCAAAGATGGTTTCTTACATATATGGCACAAGCAATGCCAAGACCCATATAGTGGATTTACAAAAGACTGTTCCAATGCTTAGGACAGCTCTGAAGGCGATAAGTGATGTCGCTGCGAATTCAGGTAGGGTGTTGTTCGTAGGAACAAAGATGCAGGCCTGTGATATCATCAAAGAAGAAGCGATGAGGTGTGGTCAACATTACGTTAATCTTAGATGGCCTAGTGGGATGTTCACTAACTGGAACACCGTTTCAAAGTCTGTAAAAAAGCTTGTTCACTATGAGAAACTGCTTGAACAAGAAGGTGATGTGTTGAGTAAAAAGGAGCGGCTCAGCATTAATAGAAAGAGAGAGAGGATAGAAAAGTACCTTGGCGGTGTAAGAAAAATGGGTGGTTTACCGAGTATTATTTTTGTAATCGACCCGAAGAAAGAGCACATAGCGGTCGAGGAAGCATGGAAACTTGGTATTCCTGTAGTTGCAGTTGTTGATACCAACTGTGATCCGAGCAAGATAACTTACTCGATTCCTGGAAATGATGATTCTCTGAGGTGTATAGAATACTATTGCGGCTTGGTTGCTGATGCGGTTCTAGTCGGTATAGAAAGTGAGCTTCAAAGGAAACAAAGTAGGGAGTTAGATGATAAGGCAGATGAAAAAGCTGCTAAGGCTTCTCACTCAGATGGGCAGAAAAAAGGAGCTTCTATCCGTGCGGGTGTGGATAAAACCGCTTTGCAAAAGCGTAGGGTTCCTTCCAAATCAGAGAAACAAGACAGTTCGGATGCACCTGAGATTTCTGAGAACAAAGGTTGA